CATCACCTTGGGTATTAGTCCATAGATGATAGCCATTATCTAAAGTAATAATTTTAGTACCAGTTTTCATTGTTTGCTCCTTTTTAAACTATTAACTACTATTTTAGCTCATAGCGTGAAATAAAAATAGTTTTGGATTTTATGGTCAATATCTACAGCGGTATTAAGCGATTTTGATGTTGCTAATTGCTTATTAAGCGGTTACTTGCTATAATTTGATTATTACTATTTGAATTGGATATTGGAGGTAAATTATGGCAGAACCTGAATGGCTACAAAATATGGATAAAGCTGAATACTTAAAAGAAGACTTTGAAGCCCAAGGTAATGGTCGCTATACGGTTGATGGATTGAACAAGGAAGATCCAGATTGGCTTGATAAGGCGGCAGAAAAGACTCACGCGGCTAGTGGCGATGATTATGTGAAACTCGATAGTGGTCTGATGACCGTTAACCAGCTCAATTGGATGTTGCGCAATACAATTGGCGAATTGACTTTTGTTGATGAGAATAATCAGTTCTTGTGGTATAACCGTCCGGTTGATCCGAATGCCAAAATGAAGGCTAAGCGAGTTCCCGAACAAGTTGGCGATACTATGAAAGATATTCATCCAGATATTCGCGATGTTATCCCTAATGCTAAAAAGGTGGTGCACGCTTTACGGACTAAAGCAGATGGTCATGAAGCAGTTTATATGCCAGTACCAACTGGTAATTTAGAAGAACTGGTCTTGCATTATTATAAGCGAATGGAAGACGATGAAGGAAACTATGCGGGTATTTATGAATGGGTTCAAGATTTATATCCACTAGTTAAATACTTCTGTGAAA
This DNA window, taken from Lactobacillus sp. ESL0684, encodes the following:
- a CDS encoding PAS domain-containing protein; amino-acid sequence: MAEPEWLQNMDKAEYLKEDFEAQGNGRYTVDGLNKEDPDWLDKAAEKTHAASGDDYVKLDSGLMTVNQLNWMLRNTIGELTFVDENNQFLWYNRPVDPNAKMKAKRVPEQVGDTMKDIHPDIRDVIPNAKKVVHALRTKADGHEAVYMPVPTGNLEELVLHYYKRMEDDEGNYAGIYEWVQDLYPLVKYFCETTGQKLVVDPDATTGATYRRNSDPDSSTGASTKAEQVKEEAKPEPDTSSAASEN